From Amycolatopsis sp. WQ 127309:
ACCTGCCCGGTTAGCGCGTGAGCCAGAGGTCCAGGTTGAGCGCGAAGTCGATGCCCGCGCGCGTCGCCCGGTCGGTTTCCGGTCGTGCGAGGCGCTCGCTCAGCCGCGCCGGGTCGAGGTAGGTCCACGCGGGCGCGTTCGGCGTGGCCAGCAGATCCGCGGCCTGCGCGCGGATCGCGACGTCGTAGCCGGGATCGTGGGTCGCCGGGTAGGGCGCCTTGACCCGCTCGGTGACGCTGCGCGGGAGCAGGTCGGCCACCGCCGCCCGCAGCAGCGACTTCTCCCGGCCGTCAAAAGTGTGGTGCGACCAGGGCGCGTTGAAGGCGTATTCGACGAGCCGGTGGTCGCAGAACGGCACCCGGACTTCCAGGCCGACGGCCATGCTGAGCCGGTCCTTGCGGTCGAGCAGGTCCGGCAGCCAGCGCGTCAGGTGCAGGTGGACGACCTCGCGCATCCGGCGCCGCTCGGCCGTTTCCCCTGGCAGCACCGGAACTTCGGCGAGCGCCTGCCGGTAGTGCGCCTCGCGATGGGCGCCGACGGCGAGTTCCGCGGCCACGTCGTCGCGCAGCAGCGCGAGGTACGTCCCGCTGCGGCCGGCGAAGTAACGCCACGGGTAGCCGTCGGCGAGCGGCTGGTGGAACCACGGGTAGCCGCCGAAGACCTCGTCGGCGCTCTCCCCGGACAGCGCCACCGTCGAATGCTCGCGAACCGCCTTGAACAGCAGGAAGAGTGACGTGTCCATGTCCCCGGTCGCGGGCGCGTCCCGCGCGTGGACGACGGCCCGGCGCACCGCCGGATCGGCCAGCGCCGCCGACCCGAGCACCAGGTCGCGGTGGTCGAGCCCGCAGTGCGCGACGACATCCCGGACGTAGGGCGCGTCCGGCGTGGCGCGCAGGGCGTCGGGCACGAACTCGCCGGCGAAACCGACGGAGAACGTGCGCAGCGGCGCGGTCGTGAACCGCTGGCCGAGCGCGGCGAGCGCACTCGAGTCGAGGCCGCCCGACAGCAGCGCGCCGAGCGGGACGTCGGCCCGGACGTGCCGTTCGGTGATGTCTTCGAGGAGTTCGCGGATCCGCTCGACGGTCATGGCGAGGTCGTCTTCGTGCGGCTGCGCGTCCAGTGACCAGTACCGGCGCTCGCGGACGCCGTCGGCGTCGACCAGCAGCATCGTGCCCGGCCGGACTTCGTGGACGCCCTGGTGGAGCGTCACCCCAGGGGTGCGGACCGAGGCCAGGAAGTCGCGCAGGCCGCCATCGTCGACGGCCGGGGCGACCAGGCCGGACGCGAACAGCGCCTTGGGCTCGGAAGCGAACAGGACGCCGTCGCCGCGGCGCGCGTAGCAGAGCGGTTTGACGCCGAGCCGGTCGCGGACCAGCAGCAACCGGCGGCGCGGCGCGTCCCAGACGGCGAAGGCGAACATGCCGTCGAGCCGTCGCGGGGCGTCGGTGCCCCACTCCAGGCAGGCGTGCAGCACGACTTCCGTGTCGGTGTGCGTGCGGAACTTGTGCCCCAGCAGCTCCAGTTCGACGCGCAGCTCGCGGTGGTTGAACACCTCGCCGCTGTAGGACAGGACGGTCGTGGCCTCGTCCTGGTCGTCGTAGGCCACCATCGGCTGCCGGCCGTTCGCGGGGTCGAGCACGGCGAGCCGGCGGTGCCCGAACGCGACGTGCGCGGCCGCCCAGACACCGGAGTCGTCCGGCCCGCGGGCGGCGAGGGTCTCGGTCATCCGGTGCACGGTCATGCCGCCGTCCGGGAGCGGGCAGCTGGGGTCGGCCCAGCCCGCGATGCCACACATAACGGGGATTCCTCCGGGGAAGGGGAGATCGCCGAGGCGATCACCCGGGCGGCCTGAATGATCACATAGGGTGTGCGCGGCCGCGGGAACCCGCGCTGCCACGGACGAGTGAATCCGCCGTCCACAGTGGACGAATTTCGACAGGAGAACGATGAACGAGCCGATCGCGATCGTCGGCATGGGCTGCCGGTTCCCCGGCGCGGCCGGCCCGGACGCGCTCTGGGAGCTGCTCGACATGCGCGTGGACGCGGTCGTCGGCGCCGCGCCGCCCGGCCGGTTCGACGCGGCGGAGCTGTACGACCCGGTACCCCGCCGTCGCGGCCGGCTCGTCAGCCTGGCCGGCGGTTTCCTCGGCTCCGAAGAGTTCGACCCGGGGTTCTTCGGCGTGAGCGAACGGGAAGCGGCGGTGCTCGACCCGCAGCACCGCGTCCTCCTGACGACCACGCGCGACGCGCTGGCCGACGCCGGGCTCGACGGTATCGAGGGCCGCGAGATCGGCGTCTTCATGGGCCAGAGCACGGGCGAGCACTGGGACGGTCTTCAAGGGACGGCCGACATGTACGCGATCGCGGGCGCGGCGGCGCGGAGCATGGCGTCCGGGCGGATCAGCTACGCGTGGGACCTGCGCGGCCCGTGCGCCACGGTCGACGCGGCGTGTTCGTCGGGCACGCTGGCCGTGCACCTCGCGTGCCAGAGCCTGCGCACGGGGGAGTGCGACACGGCGGTGGCGGGCGGCGTCAGCCTGGTCCTGGGCACCGACCACACGCTCGGCTATTCGGCGGCGGGAATGCTGTCGCCGACCGGACGCTGCCGTTTCGGCGACGAGGACGCGGACGGTTTCGTCCGCAGCGACGGCGCGGGCGTCGTCGTCCTCAAGCGCCTGGGCCAGGCCTTGGCCGACGGCGACCGCGTCCACGCGCTGATCCTGGGCAGCGCCCAGGCGAGCAAGGGCCGCACGGCCAAGGCGATCATCGCGCCGTCGGTGGAGGGCTACCTGCAGGTGATCGCCCGGGCGTGCGCGCAGGCGGGGATCGCGCCCGCGGAGCTCGGTTACGTGGAGGCACACGGCAACGCGGCCCCGGCGGGCGACGTCATCGAGCTGCAGGCGATCAGCGAGGCGATCGGCACCGGGCGGCCGCCGGGACAGCCGTGCTTGGTGGGTTCGGTGAAGTCGAACATCGGCCACCCGGAGGCGGCGGGTGGCATGGCGGGCTTGATCAAGACGGCGATGGTGGTCCGCGAACGGCGGATTCCGGCCACCCTGCACTGCCCACGTCCGACGTCGGCGGTCGCCTGGGCGGGTCTGGAACTCACGTCGTCACCAGCCGAATGGCCCCACCCGGGGCGGGCGTTGGCCGGGGTCAGCACCTACGGGCTGTCCGGGACGTTCGTTCACCTGGTCGTGGGTGGGCTCTGAAACTGTCGGTGGTGGGTGGGACGCTGCTGGGCATGACGAGTTGGCAGGAGTTCTCGGCGCAGTCACCTTCGCTGGCCTCGCGGGTGCACGCGCGTTTCACGGCGGAGAAGTCGCATGTACTGGCCACAGTGCGCCGCGACGGCGCACCACGGGTGAGCGGCTCCGAGGTGGACTTCCGCGGTGCGGAGGCCTACATCGGGTCGATGCTGGACGCTCTGAAGGCCCGCGATCTGCGGCGGGACAACAGGTTCGCGATCCACGCGTACCCGGGCATCGAGGAGGGCGGCGACGCGAAGCTGGCGGGTGTGGTGGCGGAGCTGACGGACAAGGCGGAGATCGCGGCACTGCAGGGAAACGACGAGCCGTGCCACCTGTTCCGGCTGGACCTCAGGGAGGTCGTGCTGACCTGGGTGGCCGAGGACACGCTCTTCGTGGAGAGCTGGAGGGAGGGGCGGGGAACGGTGAAGTTCGCGAGGCCGGGCAACGGTCCCGCGGAGGTGGTGGAGTAACGGAGGCCGGGTGCCGGAGGAGGGATGCGTTTGGCGGCAAGGCAAAGCTGAGCTGAGCTGAGATGGCGACGTGCGGTCACCTCGGCCGCGCGGGCATCGCCGACTCGGCAACCAGAAGTGCCGGCTTGGCGACTGGAGCGGCCAACACGCTGGCTGGAGTGGTCAACACGCTGGCGGGAGCAGCCAACTTGACAACCGGAGCGGCCAACACGCTGACTGGAGCGGCCAACACGCTGACTGGAGCGGTCAACTCGCCGACCGCGACGGCCAACACGGTGACCCAGGCGGTCTACACGCCGCCGGGAGCGGTCACCCGGCAACCGGAGTGGCCAACTCGGCAACCGGAGTGGCCAACTCGGCGACCGCGACGGCCAACATGGTGACCCAAGCGGTCGACACGCCGCCGGGAGCGGTCACCCGGCAACCGGAACGGCCAACACGCCGACCGCGACGGCCAACACGCCGACCGGAACGGCCGACACGTCAGCGAGAGCGGCCAACTCGGTGGCTGGCTGGGGACCGCGGGTCAGAGGCGTTCGATGATCGTCGCCGTCGCCAGCGCGCCGCCGGCGCACATCGTCACCAGCGCCGTCGACGCGTCCCGGCGCTCCAGCTCGTGCAGCGCCGTCGTCAGCAAGCGCGCTCCCGTGCTGCCCACCGGGTGGCCCAGGGCGATCGCGCCGCCGTTGACGTTGACTCGGGACTCGTCCGGCGAGAGCGTCCGCTGCCACGACAGCGGCACCGAGGCGAACGCTTCGTTGACCTCGAACAGGTCCGGGTCGGCGATCGTCATGCCCGCGCGCGTCAGCACTCGCTCCGTCGCGCGGATCGGGCCGTCCAGGTGGTAGTACGGCTCCGCGCCGACCAGTGCCTGCGCGATGATCCGGGCCCGTGGGCGCAGGCCCAGGGCCGCGGCGCGCGTGGAGTCCATCAGCAGCAGGGCCGCCGCGCCGTCGGAGATCTGGGACGATGTGCCCGCCGTGTGGATGCCGTCCTCGACCACCGGCTTGAGGCGGGCCAGGCCCTCGGCCGTCGTCGCGCGCAGGCCCTGGTCCCGGGTGATCAGCCGGGTTTCGCCGGTCGGTTCGCCCGACGCGTCGAGGACCGGGGCCTTCACCGGCGCCACCTCGCGGTCGAAGTGCCCGGCCGCCCACGCGGCCGCCGCTTTCTGCTGGGACGCCGCGCCGAACGCGTCGACGTCGGCGCGCGTCAAGCCCCGGCGCACCGCGATGCGCTCCGCCGCGCCGTACTGGTTCGGGAGGTCGATCGACCACGACGCCGGCCGGGGGGAGCCGCCCGCGCGGTTCGTCCCCAGGGGGACGCGGCTCATCGCCTCGACCCCGCAGGCGACGCCGACGTCGATGGCGTCCGCCGCGATCAGGCCGGCGATCAGGTGCGTGGCCTGCTGCGCCGAGCCGCACTGGGCGTCGATCGTCGTCGCGCCCGCCGTCTCCGGCAGGCCCGCGTGCAGCCACGCGGTGCGCGTGACGTTGCTCGACTGCTCGCCGGCCTGCGTGACGCAGCCGCCGATCAGCTGCTCGACCAGCGCCGGGTCGATCCCGGCGCGGTCCAGCAGGGCCAGCTGCGCGGCCCCCAGCAGCTCGGCCGCGTGCAGGCCGGCCAGCAGGCCGCCCCGCTTGCCGATCGGGGTCCGCACGGCTTCGACGATGACCGGCACGCCCATCTGGTCCCCTTCGTCGGGAAGTTCGTCGGGAAGACTGTTCAGTAGCCAAAAATTAGAACAAGTTATCGTTCGATGCAAGGCGCCGCAGCGCGGACGTGATCTCGATCTTGGCCGAGTGAGCGCTCGTTCACCTGGCCTCATCGGTCAAGTTAACAGGTTTCACTGAACACCCTTCCGCTTGTTAACACCGTATGCTTAAATCCGCTTAGAACGTGTTTCACAAGGCGAACCGTGGGAGGCAACGTGGCCGCTCCGCTCATCCCCGCCGGTTTCGACTTCACGGACCCGGACCTCTACGCCCATCGGCTGCCCCTGGCCGAGTTCGCCGAGCTCCGGCGGACCGCCCCCGTGTGGTGGAACCCCCAGAAGAACAACACCGCGGGCTTCGGTGACGACGGCTATTGGGTCGTCTCGCGGCACGCGGACGTCAAGGAGGTCTCCCGCGACAGCACGCTCTACTCGTCGAGCGAGAAGACCGCGATCATCCGCTTCGACGAGAGCATGACCGAGGACCGCCTCAACGCGAACCGGCTGGTCCTGCTCAACATGGACGCGCCCCAGCACACCAAGCTGCGGCGGATCGTTTCGAAGGGCTTCACCCCGCGCTCGATCGCCAAGCTCGAGGACACGCTGCGGGACCGCGCCGCGAAGATCGTCTTCGAGGCGAAGAAGAAGGGCACGGGCGACTTCGTCACCGACGTCGCTTGCGAACTGCCGTTGCAGGCGATCGCCGAACTGATCGGCGTCCCGCAGGAGGACCGGCTCAAGATCTTCGACTGGTCCAACCAGATGGTCGCCTACGACGATCCCGAGTACCAGCTCGAACCCCTCGAAGCGTCGACCCAGCTCATCGGCTACGCCTGGAACATGGCCGAGGACCGCCGCAAGTGCCCGATGGACGACATCGTCACCAAGCTGATCGAGGCCGACGTCGACGGCGAGGCGCTGGGCTCCGACGAGTTCGGCTTCTTCGTCATCCTGCTCGCGGTGGCCGGCAATGAGACCACGCGCAACGCGATCACGCACGGCATGAAGGCGTTCCTGGACCACCCGGCCCAGTGGGAGCTGTTCAAGGAGCAGCGCCCGAAGACCGCGCCCGACGAGATCGTCCGCTGGGCCACCCCGGTGGTCGCCTTCCAGCGCACCGCCACCCGCGACACCGAGCTGGGCGGCGCGCAGATCAAGCGGGGCGACCGCGTCGGGATGTTCTACAGCTCCGCCAACTTCGACCCCGACGTGTTCGAGGACGCGGAGAAGTTCGACATCCTGCGGGAGGACAACCCGCACGTCGGCTTCGGCGGCACCGGTTCGCACTACTGCATCGGCGCCAACCTCGCCCGGCTGGAGATCGACCTGATCTTCAACGCCATCGCCGACGTGATGCCGGACATCACCGAAGCGGAACCCCCGGTGCGCCTGCGGTCCAGCTGGCTCAACGGCATCAAGCACTACCCGGTCCGCTACGCCTGAGGCAGCGTCCGGAGGAAGCCGAGCACCCGCTGCCAGGTGAGGGCGGACGCGGCTTCGTCGTGGTCGGGACCCTCGGCGTCGGTGTAGAAGTGGCCGGCGCCGGGGTAGGTGAACACCGCGGCCGCAGGGTTGACCGCTCGCCAGGCGGCGACCTCGGCCGGCGGTGCGATCGGGTCCGGGTCGGCGACGTGCACCTGCACCGGCAGGCCGGCGCGCGCCGACGCCGGGATGGCCCCCAACGCGTGCAGCAGCAGGACTCCCGCCGCGACGGGACGGTCCGGGAGGACGCCCTGGACCACGCCGCAGCCCATCGACACCCCCAGCAGCACGGTGGCGGGCGGCAGGTCGCGCACCGCGTCGGACGCGCGACCGCTGATCGTCGTCCAGCCGACGTGGTCCATCAGGGCGAAGCCCTCCTCGAGCGTGGGCGCGGTCGAGCCGGCGTAGAGGTCCGGCGTGACGACGTCGTGCCCGGCCGCCCGCAGCCGTTCGGCCGCGCCGAGCTCGACCGGCCGGAGCCCCAGCACCGAATGGAAGACCACGATGTTCACCACGGCGTGATGGTCACACGCGGCCCGGCTGTCATCATGGCGCGATGGCCCCGCGAGCGAGTGTCGACGTCGAGTTCACCATCCGTGTCACCGAACCCGGGCGGGCGGCGATCTCGGTCGCGGCGGCGAACGCCGACACCGAGGACCTGACCGTCTCCTGGGACGGCGGGAGCGAAGCCGTCCTGTTCGAGCACGGTACCCGGGCCGACGTCTTCGACCTGCCGCTCGGGGAGCACCGCGTCACCTACCACGCCGAGCGCGACCTGGCCGCGGCCGAGCCCGAGCCCGTCACCCTCGCCGACATCGCCGTGTTCACCCGGCCGAGCCGGTACTGCCC
This genomic window contains:
- the asnB gene encoding asparagine synthase (glutamine-hydrolyzing) encodes the protein MCGIAGWADPSCPLPDGGMTVHRMTETLAARGPDDSGVWAAAHVAFGHRRLAVLDPANGRQPMVAYDDQDEATTVLSYSGEVFNHRELRVELELLGHKFRTHTDTEVVLHACLEWGTDAPRRLDGMFAFAVWDAPRRRLLLVRDRLGVKPLCYARRGDGVLFASEPKALFASGLVAPAVDDGGLRDFLASVRTPGVTLHQGVHEVRPGTMLLVDADGVRERRYWSLDAQPHEDDLAMTVERIRELLEDITERHVRADVPLGALLSGGLDSSALAALGQRFTTAPLRTFSVGFAGEFVPDALRATPDAPYVRDVVAHCGLDHRDLVLGSAALADPAVRRAVVHARDAPATGDMDTSLFLLFKAVREHSTVALSGESADEVFGGYPWFHQPLADGYPWRYFAGRSGTYLALLRDDVAAELAVGAHREAHYRQALAEVPVLPGETAERRRMREVVHLHLTRWLPDLLDRKDRLSMAVGLEVRVPFCDHRLVEYAFNAPWSHHTFDGREKSLLRAAVADLLPRSVTERVKAPYPATHDPGYDVAIRAQAADLLATPNAPAWTYLDPARLSERLARPETDRATRAGIDFALNLDLWLTR
- a CDS encoding polyketide synthase → MNEPIAIVGMGCRFPGAAGPDALWELLDMRVDAVVGAAPPGRFDAAELYDPVPRRRGRLVSLAGGFLGSEEFDPGFFGVSEREAAVLDPQHRVLLTTTRDALADAGLDGIEGREIGVFMGQSTGEHWDGLQGTADMYAIAGAAARSMASGRISYAWDLRGPCATVDAACSSGTLAVHLACQSLRTGECDTAVAGGVSLVLGTDHTLGYSAAGMLSPTGRCRFGDEDADGFVRSDGAGVVVLKRLGQALADGDRVHALILGSAQASKGRTAKAIIAPSVEGYLQVIARACAQAGIAPAELGYVEAHGNAAPAGDVIELQAISEAIGTGRPPGQPCLVGSVKSNIGHPEAAGGMAGLIKTAMVVRERRIPATLHCPRPTSAVAWAGLELTSSPAEWPHPGRALAGVSTYGLSGTFVHLVVGGL
- a CDS encoding pyridoxamine 5'-phosphate oxidase family protein, with amino-acid sequence MGGTLLGMTSWQEFSAQSPSLASRVHARFTAEKSHVLATVRRDGAPRVSGSEVDFRGAEAYIGSMLDALKARDLRRDNRFAIHAYPGIEEGGDAKLAGVVAELTDKAEIAALQGNDEPCHLFRLDLREVVLTWVAEDTLFVESWREGRGTVKFARPGNGPAEVVE
- a CDS encoding steroid 3-ketoacyl-CoA thiolase, whose product is MGVPVIVEAVRTPIGKRGGLLAGLHAAELLGAAQLALLDRAGIDPALVEQLIGGCVTQAGEQSSNVTRTAWLHAGLPETAGATTIDAQCGSAQQATHLIAGLIAADAIDVGVACGVEAMSRVPLGTNRAGGSPRPASWSIDLPNQYGAAERIAVRRGLTRADVDAFGAASQQKAAAAWAAGHFDREVAPVKAPVLDASGEPTGETRLITRDQGLRATTAEGLARLKPVVEDGIHTAGTSSQISDGAAALLLMDSTRAAALGLRPRARIIAQALVGAEPYYHLDGPIRATERVLTRAGMTIADPDLFEVNEAFASVPLSWQRTLSPDESRVNVNGGAIALGHPVGSTGARLLTTALHELERRDASTALVTMCAGGALATATIIERL
- a CDS encoding cytochrome P450, whose product is MAAPLIPAGFDFTDPDLYAHRLPLAEFAELRRTAPVWWNPQKNNTAGFGDDGYWVVSRHADVKEVSRDSTLYSSSEKTAIIRFDESMTEDRLNANRLVLLNMDAPQHTKLRRIVSKGFTPRSIAKLEDTLRDRAAKIVFEAKKKGTGDFVTDVACELPLQAIAELIGVPQEDRLKIFDWSNQMVAYDDPEYQLEPLEASTQLIGYAWNMAEDRRKCPMDDIVTKLIEADVDGEALGSDEFGFFVILLAVAGNETTRNAITHGMKAFLDHPAQWELFKEQRPKTAPDEIVRWATPVVAFQRTATRDTELGGAQIKRGDRVGMFYSSANFDPDVFEDAEKFDILREDNPHVGFGGTGSHYCIGANLARLEIDLIFNAIADVMPDITEAEPPVRLRSSWLNGIKHYPVRYA
- a CDS encoding dienelactone hydrolase family protein translates to MVNIVVFHSVLGLRPVELGAAERLRAAGHDVVTPDLYAGSTAPTLEEGFALMDHVGWTTISGRASDAVRDLPPATVLLGVSMGCGVVQGVLPDRPVAAGVLLLHALGAIPASARAGLPVQVHVADPDPIAPPAEVAAWRAVNPAAAVFTYPGAGHFYTDAEGPDHDEAASALTWQRVLGFLRTLPQA